The following proteins come from a genomic window of Aminivibrio pyruvatiphilus:
- a CDS encoding Y-family DNA polymerase: MGHPGAVLKSCADLLALCDCNNFFVSCERLFRPDLEGRPVVVLSSNDGVVISRSNEVKALGVKMGEPYFRVRSFLERHGAAVFSSNFRLYEEVSARVMACLRRFVPSMEVYSVDEAFLEVPPEGKKKPEEWARDIRAVVLTETGIPVSVGAAPTKTAAKLAAERAKKRPETGGGFALLPGEPWDDLLREVPVEDVWGIGRRWSDFLRRRGISTALRLRDAPDDRLEKHLGIRGLRTAWELRGIRCFPIEEQEKPQKSIQSSRSFAVPVRDRESLAEAVTEFTLTAGRRLRSQNSLAGSLSVSISTSRFRGSFFGARAEVALENPTDSDITLIRAAAGALSSIYREGHDYEKAEVCLGSLSSAGTVQLSLFGKREDRGAALSRAADRLNGEAGRRLLLPAALLGEKEWHPRKDRHSGMGLEDLETLPVISGEK; encoded by the coding sequence GTGGGTCATCCGGGAGCCGTCCTGAAGTCCTGCGCCGATCTGTTGGCCCTCTGTGACTGCAACAACTTTTTCGTCTCCTGCGAACGGCTCTTCCGTCCCGACCTGGAGGGGCGTCCCGTGGTGGTTCTCTCCAGCAACGACGGTGTGGTCATCTCCCGCTCCAACGAGGTCAAGGCCCTCGGGGTGAAGATGGGGGAGCCCTACTTCAGGGTGCGCTCCTTTCTGGAACGTCACGGCGCAGCGGTGTTTTCCAGCAATTTCCGGCTCTACGAGGAAGTGTCAGCCCGGGTCATGGCGTGCCTCCGGAGGTTTGTCCCTTCCATGGAAGTCTACTCCGTGGACGAGGCTTTTCTGGAGGTTCCCCCTGAGGGGAAAAAGAAGCCGGAGGAGTGGGCCCGGGACATCCGGGCGGTGGTCCTCACGGAGACGGGCATTCCCGTCTCCGTGGGGGCGGCCCCGACGAAGACGGCGGCGAAGCTTGCGGCCGAGCGGGCCAAGAAGCGCCCCGAGACGGGGGGCGGGTTCGCCCTCCTGCCCGGCGAGCCGTGGGACGATCTTCTCCGGGAGGTTCCCGTGGAGGATGTGTGGGGGATCGGCCGGCGCTGGAGCGATTTTCTCCGCAGGCGGGGCATCTCCACGGCCCTCCGCCTGCGGGATGCCCCCGACGACCGCCTGGAGAAGCACCTAGGGATCCGGGGGCTCAGGACGGCGTGGGAACTCCGGGGGATACGGTGTTTTCCCATAGAGGAGCAGGAAAAGCCCCAGAAGTCCATCCAGTCCTCCCGGTCCTTCGCCGTCCCGGTCCGGGACAGGGAATCCCTTGCCGAGGCGGTGACGGAGTTCACCTTAACGGCGGGACGGCGTCTCCGCTCCCAGAACTCCCTCGCGGGGAGCCTTTCGGTGAGCATCTCCACCAGCCGCTTCCGGGGATCCTTCTTCGGGGCCAGGGCGGAAGTGGCCCTTGAAAATCCCACCGACAGCGACATCACCCTCATACGGGCTGCGGCGGGGGCCCTTTCGTCCATCTACCGGGAAGGGCACGATTACGAGAAGGCCGAGGTCTGCCTGGGAAGCCTCTCCTCCGCCGGGACGGTGCAGCTCTCTCTCTTCGGGAAAAGAGAAGACCGGGGGGCGGCCCTCTCCAGGGCGGCGGACCGGCTCAACGGTGAAGCGGGCCGAAGACTCCTTCTGCCGGCGGCCCTGCTCGGGGAGAAGGAGTGGCATCCCCGGAAGGACAGGCATTCGGGCATGGGGCTGGAGGACCTGGAAACACTCCCCGTGATTTCAGGGGAAAAATAA
- a CDS encoding right-handed parallel beta-helix repeat-containing protein, with amino-acid sequence MSPRPGRGCGTARPGRTPAGSEIWVAKGTYRPSLPGAGVPANREASFALKSGVTLYGGFVGGETNTRQRDFRKNVTVLTGDLAGDDTVNGDGVTETAAGIKGQNSYTVVSSFGAAAPNTGILDGFTITGGSADFPENIGGSKRNGGAMYNTGSNAVIRNCSFIGNFAEWSGAAVYNVSSSLRFGYCVFSGNKSRTGAGMYNQASSPELVSCTFSGNKVLADAAAIHNYDGSSPTISGCTFTGNEAERDVGAIANVDHCSPVIINCTFSGNISKKGIWGGGAIGNSGNCNPEITNCTFEGNAAEEGPGGAITNAASSSAKIANCTFSGNSAVTGGGMFNFNCSPSIVNCTFAGNTANSAGGMRNSGGGAPVVKNCIFWNNAGQEGKEILNDTDAMPVVSYCVVRYGYTGGTSIFTGNPNLGTLKDNGGYTKTHALLLGSSAIDKGTSAGAPSSDQRGYPRPQGSAYDIGSYEFAPSSDSSGCSALSPGGMTAVLLLAPLLLLFGK; translated from the coding sequence ATGTCACCCAGGCCGGGGCGGGGCTGCGGAACGGCACGTCCTGGGCGAACGCCTGCGGGGAGCGAGATTTGGGTCGCAAAGGGAACGTACCGTCCTTCCCTTCCGGGCGCGGGAGTTCCCGCGAACCGGGAGGCTTCCTTCGCCCTGAAGTCCGGGGTGACCCTCTACGGCGGTTTTGTCGGAGGAGAGACCAACACGCGGCAGCGGGACTTCCGGAAGAACGTGACGGTCCTCACGGGAGACCTGGCGGGAGACGACACCGTGAACGGCGACGGCGTGACGGAGACGGCGGCGGGCATCAAAGGCCAGAACAGCTACACCGTGGTGAGCTCCTTCGGCGCGGCCGCCCCCAACACGGGAATACTGGACGGCTTCACCATCACAGGCGGGAGCGCGGACTTTCCGGAAAACATCGGAGGTTCCAAGCGGAACGGGGGAGCCATGTACAACACGGGAAGCAATGCCGTCATCCGAAACTGCTCCTTCATCGGAAACTTTGCGGAATGGAGCGGAGCGGCGGTCTACAACGTTTCAAGCTCCCTCCGGTTCGGTTACTGTGTTTTTTCCGGAAACAAGTCCCGGACAGGCGCAGGCATGTACAACCAGGCCAGCAGCCCGGAACTCGTAAGCTGTACATTCTCCGGAAACAAGGTACTTGCTGACGCCGCAGCCATTCACAATTACGACGGAAGCAGCCCCACCATCAGCGGGTGCACCTTCACCGGCAACGAGGCAGAGAGAGACGTTGGAGCCATCGCCAATGTGGATCACTGCAGCCCTGTCATAATCAACTGCACATTTTCGGGGAATATTTCGAAAAAGGGTATTTGGGGCGGAGGGGCTATAGGAAACTCGGGAAACTGCAACCCTGAGATAACAAACTGTACCTTTGAGGGAAATGCAGCGGAGGAAGGCCCGGGCGGCGCGATAACCAACGCAGCAAGCAGCAGCGCAAAGATAGCTAACTGCACGTTTTCCGGGAACAGTGCTGTTACGGGTGGGGGCATGTTCAATTTCAACTGCTCCCCCTCAATTGTGAACTGTACCTTCGCCGGCAATACGGCCAACAGCGCGGGAGGCATGAGGAACAGCGGCGGCGGGGCTCCGGTGGTGAAGAACTGTATCTTCTGGAACAATGCGGGGCAGGAGGGGAAAGAGATCCTGAACGATACCGATGCCATGCCGGTGGTGTCCTACTGCGTGGTGCGGTACGGCTACACCGGCGGGACCTCCATTTTTACCGGAAACCCGAATCTCGGCACCCTCAAGGACAATGGCGGCTACACGAAAACCCACGCCCTGCTCCTGGGAAGTTCGGCCATCGACAAAGGGACGTCGGCGGGTGCTCCTTCCAGCGACCAGCGAGGGTACCCCAGGCCCCAGGGATCGGCCTATGACATCGGCTCCTACGAGTTCGCCCCGTCCTCGGACAGCAGCGGGTGCTCCGCACTGTCCCCCGGCGGAATGACGGCGGTTCTGCTGCTGGCGCCGCTTCTCCTGCTGTTCGGAAAATAA
- a CDS encoding right-handed parallel beta-helix repeat-containing protein: protein MENERKRIVVLLLAVFSCLLAFTSFAEGAVKRVTVNGGIAPRDGDSWEKAFSVEDFRINHAMMPVDTEFWLAAGVYAPGAAGNRDAAFYLASGTSIYGGFAGNEVTRGQRNPRANITVLTGDIDENDTRDGNGVTTAINGNNSYTVVVAENVNSTAILDGVVITGGDASNSGGTEFQKNGGGMYAVNSSAVIRNSSFIGNFADSRGGGIFGSISGSRVTNCYFSGNTSGRGGGMHLVDSDEMVLEDCTFSDNLGLYRAGGLSLRNSDVRVSSSTFSGNRAFDGASWGDGGGLFTELSSPVLTNCTFSGNRAYYGGGMYNDGQAAKVINCTFSGNAADVGSGLRVYNGTPEVKNCIFWNDGGGNEIVENSAVAVVTRSVVRGGFPSGSSIITADPKLGPLADNGGLTLTHALLPGSSALDRGTSAGAPSTDQRGVSRPQGSGYDIGAYELAVSSGGGGGGCGIWGTPFPGVLLLILPMFLIIRK, encoded by the coding sequence ATGGAAAACGAAAGAAAGAGGATTGTCGTGCTGCTTCTGGCAGTGTTTTCATGTCTACTGGCCTTCACGTCTTTCGCCGAAGGGGCGGTGAAGAGAGTCACGGTGAACGGGGGGATTGCCCCCAGGGACGGAGATTCCTGGGAGAAAGCCTTCAGTGTCGAAGACTTCCGGATCAACCACGCCATGATGCCTGTCGACACAGAATTCTGGCTGGCCGCAGGCGTCTATGCCCCGGGGGCGGCAGGAAACAGGGACGCCGCATTCTACCTTGCCTCGGGCACGTCCATCTACGGAGGCTTCGCTGGCAACGAGGTTACCAGGGGCCAGCGGAATCCCCGGGCGAACATCACCGTTCTGACAGGGGACATCGACGAAAACGACACCAGGGACGGAAACGGCGTGACGACGGCCATCAACGGGAACAACAGCTACACGGTGGTGGTGGCTGAAAACGTGAATTCGACGGCCATCCTGGACGGGGTCGTCATTACCGGCGGAGATGCCTCCAACAGCGGTGGAACCGAATTCCAGAAAAACGGCGGGGGCATGTACGCCGTGAACAGCAGCGCGGTGATCCGGAACTCCTCGTTTATCGGGAATTTCGCCGACTCAAGGGGAGGCGGTATTTTCGGGTCCATCAGCGGTTCACGGGTGACAAACTGCTACTTTTCGGGAAACACTTCGGGCCGGGGCGGCGGAATGCATCTCGTGGACAGCGACGAGATGGTCCTCGAGGACTGCACTTTTTCTGACAACCTAGGGCTCTACCGGGCCGGAGGACTCTCCCTCAGGAATTCTGACGTCAGGGTGTCATCCTCCACTTTTTCCGGGAACAGGGCCTTCGACGGGGCGTCCTGGGGCGACGGAGGAGGGCTTTTCACGGAACTGAGTTCTCCTGTGCTGACGAACTGCACCTTTTCGGGCAACAGGGCCTATTACGGCGGCGGAATGTATAACGACGGCCAGGCCGCAAAAGTCATCAACTGCACTTTTTCCGGCAATGCTGCGGATGTCGGCAGCGGGCTCCGTGTTTACAACGGAACTCCGGAAGTGAAAAACTGCATTTTCTGGAATGACGGGGGAGGAAACGAAATCGTGGAAAACAGCGCGGTAGCCGTGGTTACCCGGTCAGTGGTCCGGGGAGGATTTCCCTCGGGGTCGTCGATCATCACCGCCGATCCGAAGCTTGGCCCCCTGGCCGACAACGGGGGACTGACCCTGACCCACGCCCTTCTCCCGGGAAGCTCGGCCCTCGACAGGGGGACCTCCGCAGGCGCCCCCTCCACGGACCAGAGGGGGGTGTCCCGCCCCCAGGGCAGCGGGTACGACATCGGGGCCTACGAACTTGCGGTTTCCTCCGGAGGAGGAGGCGGGGGATGCGGCATCTGGGGCACTCCGTTCCCCGGAGTGCTCCTGCTGATTCTTCCGATGTTCCTTATTATCAGGAAGTAG
- a CDS encoding amidohydrolase translates to MNSLLIAGGTLWNGKKFLRGEALLLTEGIIAAAGPEDDVLAAAPASCAVLRLSGESVLPGFTDGHIHLTTWAKQKALLDLSSARSLAEALAMVRAESEKLPPDRWVRGWGYNDSRWPEGRSVTKKDLDGLGIPNPVLLQRVCTHLNVADSKALVLSGLESADGVLPEREAIPALRAMERNVFSRPAMKEALKKALFELASHGVTCAHPCGADDYGMEEDLSLYGELRDEGALPLRIFTYHDSHSYPVLPSGLGDGWVHYQGLKIYLDGSLGGRTAALSAPYSDDSWEEGRLNWSDGDVLELLREARRRGVQTMLHAIGDRALDQGLRCIEAVDGEFGVPALRDRINHVMVCRPDQRRRLAALGLFCDIQPAFVPSDMNMAESRLGRERLAWAYGWRSLLNEGLVISASSDAPVESVNPWLSVRHLLDRAGSGGEPAFRPEERLSLEEALPLFTSNPWRAIGRGTFSGRLAPGYAADVTVLDRDISGADGSVVGETSPLFVFAGGILSKGELDCFPRFSR, encoded by the coding sequence ATGAACAGTCTGCTCATTGCCGGAGGAACTCTCTGGAACGGGAAAAAATTCCTCCGGGGAGAGGCGCTGCTTCTCACCGAAGGGATCATCGCCGCCGCTGGGCCCGAGGATGACGTCCTGGCGGCGGCCCCTGCTTCCTGCGCTGTCCTTCGGCTGTCGGGGGAGTCGGTCCTTCCAGGATTCACCGACGGCCACATCCACCTCACCACCTGGGCGAAACAGAAAGCTCTGCTGGACCTTTCTTCCGCCCGCTCCCTGGCGGAAGCCCTTGCCATGGTAAGGGCCGAGTCGGAAAAGCTCCCCCCTGACAGGTGGGTACGGGGATGGGGCTACAACGATAGCCGCTGGCCCGAAGGCCGCTCAGTGACAAAGAAAGATCTCGACGGGCTCGGCATTCCGAACCCCGTGCTTCTCCAGAGGGTGTGCACCCACCTGAACGTGGCGGACAGCAAGGCCCTGGTCCTCTCGGGGCTGGAAAGCGCCGACGGGGTTCTGCCGGAACGGGAGGCCATCCCCGCCCTCAGGGCCATGGAGCGGAACGTGTTCTCCCGCCCCGCCATGAAAGAAGCCCTGAAGAAGGCCCTTTTCGAGCTTGCCTCCCACGGGGTCACCTGCGCCCATCCCTGCGGCGCGGACGACTACGGCATGGAGGAAGACCTGTCCCTCTACGGGGAGCTCCGGGACGAAGGAGCCCTGCCCCTCCGGATCTTCACCTACCACGACAGCCACTCCTACCCTGTTCTGCCCTCGGGCCTGGGCGACGGCTGGGTCCATTACCAGGGGCTCAAGATCTACCTCGACGGAAGCCTCGGGGGAAGGACGGCGGCCCTCTCGGCTCCCTATTCCGACGACTCGTGGGAAGAGGGACGTCTCAACTGGTCCGACGGTGACGTGCTGGAGCTGCTCCGGGAGGCCAGGCGGCGGGGAGTCCAGACCATGCTCCACGCCATCGGCGACCGGGCCCTCGACCAGGGGCTCCGGTGCATCGAGGCCGTGGACGGAGAATTCGGCGTTCCGGCTCTCCGGGACAGGATCAACCACGTGATGGTCTGCCGCCCTGACCAGCGCCGCAGACTCGCCGCCCTGGGGCTCTTCTGCGACATCCAGCCCGCCTTCGTCCCCAGCGACATGAACATGGCGGAAAGCCGCCTGGGCAGGGAGCGGCTGGCCTGGGCCTACGGATGGCGGTCCCTTCTGAACGAGGGGCTCGTCATTTCCGCGTCCAGCGATGCCCCGGTGGAGTCGGTGAATCCCTGGCTCTCCGTCCGGCACCTCCTGGACCGTGCGGGCAGCGGCGGGGAACCTGCCTTCCGCCCGGAAGAACGGCTTTCCCTGGAGGAGGCGCTGCCCCTCTTCACCTCCAACCCCTGGCGGGCCATCGGGCGGGGAACCTTCTCCGGCAGGCTCGCTCCGGGATACGCCGCCGATGTCACCGTCCTCGACCGGGACATCTCGGGGGCCGATGGCAGTGTCGTGGGGGAGACCTCACCTCTCTTCGTCTTCGCCGGAGGCATCCTGTCGAAGGGAGAGCTGGACTGCTTTCCGCGGTTTTCCCGCTGA
- a CDS encoding NAD(P)-binding domain-containing protein — protein sequence MTKERIGFIGLGIMGKRMALNLLKAGYSMTIRSGSEETRSEFAARGVRVVRTPSEVAAESDVIITMLPGSPEAEEVYLGEQGILRTVREGSVCIDTSSIDPVTAVRIASELRKKGAAMLDAPVSGGQEKAESGTLSIMAGGDEPVFERCLAILKSMGRDVVLVGGSGAGQITKLANQCIVAVNMAIVGEAMCLGKKAGVDPRKIFQAIRGGLAGSQCMTDKAPRMFSGDYTPGGKMWLHVKDLKNVMTACREYGVAMPLTESVLAMMEDVVRDWGPDTDHGGVAKYFEKLNGVSLVTKDS from the coding sequence ATGACGAAAGAACGGATCGGATTCATCGGCCTGGGGATCATGGGAAAGCGGATGGCGCTGAACCTGCTCAAGGCGGGGTATTCCATGACCATCCGCAGCGGGAGCGAAGAAACCCGGAGCGAGTTTGCCGCCAGGGGCGTCCGGGTGGTACGGACACCCTCCGAGGTGGCTGCAGAAAGCGACGTGATCATCACCATGCTGCCGGGGTCACCCGAGGCGGAGGAGGTCTACCTGGGCGAACAGGGCATTCTCCGGACCGTCCGCGAAGGGAGCGTCTGCATCGATACCAGTTCCATCGATCCTGTGACGGCAGTGCGGATAGCCTCGGAACTTCGGAAAAAAGGCGCCGCCATGCTCGACGCACCGGTCAGCGGAGGCCAGGAAAAGGCGGAATCCGGCACGCTGTCCATCATGGCCGGAGGAGACGAACCAGTTTTCGAACGCTGCCTCGCCATTCTGAAATCCATGGGGCGGGACGTCGTCCTGGTGGGCGGATCCGGCGCCGGGCAGATCACCAAACTGGCGAACCAGTGCATCGTCGCCGTCAACATGGCCATAGTGGGCGAGGCCATGTGTCTTGGAAAAAAGGCGGGGGTGGACCCGCGAAAAATCTTCCAGGCCATACGGGGAGGCCTTGCCGGAAGCCAGTGCATGACGGACAAGGCGCCGCGCATGTTCAGCGGGGACTATACCCCCGGCGGAAAAATGTGGCTCCACGTCAAGGATCTGAAAAACGTAATGACCGCGTGCCGGGAGTACGGCGTGGCCATGCCGCTGACCGAAAGCGTTCTGGCCATGATGGAGGATGTGGTGCGGGACTGGGGGCCGGATACAGACCACGGCGGCGTGGCGAAGTACTTTGAGAAGCTGAACGGCGTCTCGCTGGTGACGAAGGACTCCTGA
- a CDS encoding right-handed parallel beta-helix repeat-containing protein: protein MVFLFAFLLLLPAASEAVIYVTQNGAGAKDGSRWEDAYGEAEFCQNLNNSPVGTEFWVAAGKYRPSTTGDKTWYFVLDPGVSLYGGFTGTETSRNQRNWRTNVTVLTGDLDFNDTVDAHGVTRKASDINAAGNGNSIRVLYAYGQGGVLDGFTVTAGYALNDEGGGMMDVASSVAIRNCTFAGNFSSQSGGGLYSRNSFSTLENCIFFGNKADWGGGMYTDNSASVADGCIFTENEAVYGGGMAAANTHVPEVKNCTFSKNTASDRGGGMYTSNSAKVSSSTFTENSASDGGGMFCIGYAPTVTNCTFSGNTASGQGGGINNYWLASTTIMNSTFYGNGANQGGNMANLDSSPAVTNSIFWSSAAGGEIFNDATSIPVLSHCVVQGGYIGGTSIIAGDPKLGPLAGNGGPTRTCALLQGSSAIDAGKAAGAPSTDQRGVSRPQGSGYDIGAFELAVSSGGGGGGCGVRGAPFPGMLLLALPLVLLFRK from the coding sequence TTGGTCTTTCTTTTTGCGTTCCTGTTATTGCTTCCCGCTGCCTCAGAGGCGGTGATTTACGTCACCCAGAACGGGGCTGGGGCAAAAGACGGCTCGAGATGGGAAGACGCTTACGGCGAGGCTGAATTCTGCCAGAATCTGAACAATTCACCTGTGGGAACCGAGTTCTGGGTGGCGGCGGGAAAGTACCGCCCTTCCACGACAGGGGACAAGACCTGGTATTTTGTCCTTGATCCCGGTGTTTCCCTCTACGGCGGATTCACGGGCACGGAGACCTCAAGGAACCAGCGGAACTGGAGGACGAACGTCACCGTCCTGACCGGCGACCTGGACTTCAACGATACGGTGGACGCCCACGGTGTTACCCGGAAAGCGTCCGACATCAACGCCGCCGGGAACGGCAACAGTATCAGGGTGCTATACGCCTATGGCCAGGGAGGAGTGCTGGACGGTTTCACCGTCACGGCGGGGTATGCATTGAATGATGAGGGCGGCGGCATGATGGACGTGGCAAGCTCCGTGGCGATACGGAACTGCACTTTCGCGGGAAACTTCTCCAGCCAGAGCGGCGGAGGGCTCTACAGCAGAAACTCATTCTCCACCCTGGAGAACTGCATCTTTTTCGGAAATAAAGCCGACTGGGGCGGAGGCATGTACACCGATAACAGTGCGTCCGTAGCGGACGGATGCATTTTCACTGAAAACGAGGCCGTCTACGGAGGAGGCATGGCTGCCGCCAACACTCACGTTCCGGAAGTGAAAAACTGTACATTTTCAAAGAATACGGCTTCTGACCGGGGCGGCGGCATGTATACATCGAATTCAGCGAAGGTTTCATCAAGCACCTTCACGGAGAACAGCGCTTCCGATGGAGGAGGGATGTTCTGTATAGGCTATGCCCCGACGGTGACAAACTGCACTTTCTCGGGCAACACGGCCTCCGGCCAGGGAGGCGGCATCAACAACTACTGGCTTGCCTCGACGACGATAATGAACAGTACATTTTACGGCAACGGCGCCAATCAAGGGGGCAACATGGCGAACCTGGACAGCAGTCCGGCAGTGACGAATTCCATCTTCTGGAGTTCAGCCGCCGGAGGGGAAATATTCAATGACGCGACCTCGATTCCGGTGCTGTCCCATTGCGTGGTCCAGGGGGGGTACATCGGAGGGACGTCGATCATCGCCGGGGATCCGAAGCTAGGCCCCCTCGCCGGCAACGGAGGTCCTACCCGCACATGTGCGCTTCTTCAGGGCAGTTCAGCCATCGACGCCGGGAAGGCCGCCGGCGCCCCCTCCACGGACCAGCGGGGGGTGTCCCGCCCCCAGGGCAGCGGGTACGACATCGGGGCCTTTGAACTGGCCGTTTCGTCCGGCGGAGGCGGAGGAGGATGCGGCGTCCGGGGCGCCCCGTTCCCCGGAATGCTTCTGCTGGCCCTTCCCCTGGTTCTGCTCTTCCGGAAGTAA
- a CDS encoding right-handed parallel beta-helix repeat-containing protein → MYDDSGNPLLAECSFIENTAYQTGGGMYSRSGRPVLSDCVFSKNASNDGGGMHNFDSAVPVLTDCVFSQNTAVKNGGAMANVLNSAPEMTRCSFVNNRADDLSQGGGAMASTNSAPKMTECSFSGNSARVYGGALYSYICQGEAVDCDFSGNSADSGGAVYNTNGTSTSFSGGSFSGNTARMGAAMYNSASSPSLTKVLFSENAASDSGGGVYNYSGSSPAVTECIFSENTAKRAGGMGNTSSSNPAVTACTFSGNTASSDHGGGMLNSGSSPEIRRSLFRGNTAKDMGGGMLNLMGSPVVINCTFSGNGGVRGGAAANFQSTVTMRSPTLAGNGGSTVAGVYTYDGSFSAVNCIFWNPSGAEIVSAGGASATVTDSVVRGGYSGMGNISSDPKLGSLAWNGGPTRTMALLSGSSAIDAAEAFFSPSVDQRGVSRPQKNGHDMGAYEAGIRKMLTIRASLGGLFRFSTEGMSFPSGMGETWSFMEGASLTVTFVPDAGKAVRDVLVDEVSIGPVSGYTFTGLERDHYVEVVFGAARSGSGGGGGCAAGEVSWIEALFLLVPLAGAAGRRGTSRRKGAPENREARKGAGVP, encoded by the coding sequence ATGTACGACGATTCGGGAAACCCCCTCCTCGCGGAGTGCTCCTTTATTGAAAACACGGCGTACCAGACCGGCGGGGGCATGTACAGCCGATCCGGCCGTCCGGTCCTCTCGGACTGCGTTTTCTCGAAAAACGCCTCGAATGACGGCGGGGGCATGCACAACTTCGACAGTGCCGTTCCGGTGCTCACGGACTGCGTTTTCTCCCAAAACACCGCGGTGAAAAACGGAGGGGCCATGGCAAACGTCCTGAATTCCGCCCCCGAGATGACGCGATGTTCCTTCGTGAACAACCGGGCCGACGACCTCTCGCAGGGAGGAGGGGCCATGGCCTCCACGAACAGCGCGCCGAAGATGACGGAATGCTCCTTTTCGGGAAATTCGGCCAGGGTCTATGGAGGCGCCCTCTACAGCTACATCTGCCAGGGAGAAGCGGTGGACTGCGACTTTTCGGGGAACTCGGCCGACTCGGGAGGCGCCGTCTATAACACGAACGGCACATCCACATCCTTTTCCGGAGGATCCTTTTCCGGCAACACCGCCCGGATGGGCGCGGCCATGTACAACTCTGCGAGCAGCCCTTCCCTGACGAAGGTTCTCTTTTCGGAAAATGCAGCGTCGGACAGCGGCGGAGGGGTATACAACTATTCCGGCAGCAGCCCGGCAGTCACGGAATGTATTTTCTCGGAGAACACGGCCAAACGGGCCGGAGGCATGGGAAACACGTCCTCGAGCAACCCCGCGGTTACGGCCTGCACCTTTTCGGGCAACACGGCCTCCTCCGACCACGGAGGCGGCATGCTCAACTCCGGAAGTTCACCGGAGATCAGGCGGTCCCTCTTCCGGGGAAACACTGCCAAAGATATGGGAGGGGGCATGCTCAACCTCATGGGCAGCCCCGTGGTCATCAACTGCACTTTTTCAGGCAACGGGGGAGTCCGCGGGGGCGCCGCCGCCAATTTCCAGAGCACCGTCACCATGAGAAGCCCCACCCTGGCGGGGAACGGGGGGAGTACGGTCGCCGGAGTCTATACCTATGACGGGTCTTTCTCCGCCGTGAACTGCATTTTCTGGAACCCCTCAGGGGCGGAGATCGTGTCCGCCGGGGGAGCGTCCGCGACAGTGACGGACTCGGTAGTCAGGGGAGGCTATTCGGGAATGGGGAACATCAGCTCGGACCCGAAGCTCGGCTCTCTCGCGTGGAACGGCGGGCCGACGAGGACCATGGCCCTTCTTTCCGGAAGCTCCGCCATCGACGCGGCAGAGGCATTCTTTTCCCCTTCGGTGGACCAGCGGGGCGTCTCCAGGCCCCAGAAAAACGGTCACGACATGGGCGCCTACGAGGCAGGCATAAGGAAAATGCTGACCATCAGGGCGTCCCTCGGCGGCCTCTTCAGGTTCAGCACGGAGGGGATGTCGTTTCCCAGCGGGATGGGGGAGACCTGGAGCTTCATGGAGGGGGCATCCCTGACGGTGACCTTCGTTCCCGACGCCGGGAAGGCGGTGAGGGACGTTCTTGTGGACGAAGTTTCCATAGGCCCTGTCTCAGGCTATACCTTCACCGGCCTTGAAAGGGACCATTATGTCGAGGTGGTTTTCGGCGCCGCCCGTTCCGGTTCCGGAGGAGGAGGCGGCTGTGCGGCGGGAGAAGTCTCGTGGATTGAAGCCCTGTTTCTTCTCGTCCCCCTCGCCGGGGCAGCGGGAAGACGGGGAACATCCAGGCGGAAGGGCGCTCCGGAAAACCGGGAAGCCAGGAAAGGAGCGGGTGTGCCGTGA